In Thiomonas arsenitoxydans, the genomic stretch AGAGCATCATGTCCATCAGGAATTTTTCCTGCTTGGCGATGGGCGAAACCGGGTTCTGGAAATACAGCCCCAGCACCTGCGGCCCACCCGGCAGACTTTCCACTGCGGCATGGGCCGCGCCCATGACGCCCAGCAGCGATGCTGCGGTGGCCAGACGGATTTGATGTATTGCTTTCATGTCGCCCCACTCTAAGAATTGGTCTCGTCCCTAAAACACTTCAAAGGGCCCGCAACGCGGCCCTCAAATCTTTTGCCAGCACGGCACGCCGCTCGGGGCGCGAATACCGGCCGATGTAAACCGTGCGACCAGCCGAAGACACTTCAACCAGCCCGCTTTCTGGCAGCGACACCCGCACCCAATGCGGATTGAAGCTGACCGACTGCACCACACCCGCGTTTTCCCACTCGACCTGCAACTGCTGCGTCGACAGACGCACTCGTTCGCGGTCCGTGGCATGACGCCCATACACCACCAGCGCCAGCGCCACCGACCCCAGCTCAACGCCGGTGAACGGCAACACCAGCGACCCGCCCACGTCCCACGCGATAGACGCCACGATCAGCGACACCACGCACAGCGAGGCGTAAAACACAATCAGCTGTCGCGGCGACATAGAGCAGTTACGGCGGAACACCCAGTCGCGCATCCAGCCCTCGCCTGCCTCCCGATCAGGCGCTTGGCCAGACGACTGCTCAAGCGCCACCTCAGCCTCGGCTGCAGGGACATCCTGCGGCGGGAGGTTGGATGCGCTTTGCGGAAGATCAGCGTGGTGCATTTGCGTCAATCGGGGTCACAACCCGGCATCTGAGCCAAGCCATGACGGGTCTATATGAGTGAACGATTATAGGTGCGACAGAATGACGCATCAAAAATCACGGCATCAGTTGATCTGATTTTGCGTGAGATCAAGATGGGCGCGTTACATTTCGATCCATCTATGTGATCGCCATCCATCGCGACGATTTGCCGCAGTTTTAGCCCCGATGGGTACGGGTCGGCAATCCGGGTTGACGCGCAGTGTTGCGCAATTGCTCGACTCCGAAAGTGGCCTCTCCAGCCCGTGCCCGCTCGGTGCGCGGGCGAAAAGCGTGCCCATAGACCAGCTCGAAGGTCAGGGTGACGCGGCCATCCGCCTGCTCTGTGGCATTCAAGGCATCGACC encodes the following:
- a CDS encoding DUF2244 domain-containing protein, coding for MHHADLPQSASNLPPQDVPAAEAEVALEQSSGQAPDREAGEGWMRDWVFRRNCSMSPRQLIVFYASLCVVSLIVASIAWDVGGSLVLPFTGVELGSVALALVVYGRHATDRERVRLSTQQLQVEWENAGVVQSVSFNPHWVRVSLPESGLVEVSSAGRTVYIGRYSRPERRAVLAKDLRAALRAL